TCCTGGGTGGTCGCAGCTGCAAATTGATCGGCAGCCACTTCGTTCTTGCGGGAGCGCACCTGCATCAGGAGCCCACCAAAGAGTTCAATTGGCGCATACAGCATGGCAAAAAAAAGCATCCCGGCGTAGACCGACTGTTGGGGCATGAAAAAGGCGTCGAAAAGGCCATGATAGGTAATAAATTGTGCCAACAAAAACAGCATGAATCCGGTTTGCAAGACGGCCAGGACAAAAGCCTGGCGAACATGTTTCTTTTTGTAGTGCCCCATTTCATGGGCCAAGATGGCAACCAGTTCCGCAACCGTGTGCTGTTGGATGAGGGTATCAAACAACACGATGCGCTTGTGCTTGCCAAAGCCGGTGAAAAAGGCATTTGACTTGGTGGATCTGCGGGAGCCGTCCATCTGATAGACATTTTCCAGCGGAAACTCGATGGCTTGGGCATAATCTAAGATTGCCGATTTCAGCTGCCCCTCCTCTAAGGGTGTAAACTTATTAAACAACGGCATAATCCAGACCGGGGCAATAAACTGGACCAGCAACATGTAGAGGGTAATCCCGACCCAGCAGATCCACCAGGCATGGGGACCGGCGTATTCAAAAAATGCCAAAATGGCTGCTAATAGCGGCGCTCCCAATAAAATGGTCAGCAACAAACCTTTGAGCAAATCCAGGATATAGGTGGTCGCTGTGGATTTATTAAAACCAAAGCGGGCTTCGATGCCAAAGGTTTTATAGATGCTAAACGGTAATGTTAGCGCGGCTTTAAACAACAACAAGACGCCAATAAACAGCAGACCGCTAAGGATAGGCCCCAGTTCCAACGCCCGTACCCAGCGGTCCAACCAGGGAAAGCCATGGGCAAACCAAAACACCAGCAAAGCAATCAGCTGTAAAGCCGATGCAATCCAGCCAAATTGTGTATGGGTTTTTAAATAGCGCTGGGATTGGCGATAACGCTGCGCATCATAGATGCCCTCAAAGCCCTTTGGCAGCTGATGACTTAGATGTCTGAGATTAAGACCATCGGCCAGCAGATGTAGAAAAAAATCAGCAGCCAAAGCAATGAGAATGACAAAGGCAATCCCGTTCATACAACATCTCTCAGCTTAATATGTTTTACGTTGTGCACCCTAAACGGGCAGCATGGGTTGCGGGCTATAAGATGGTCAGTTGCTGCTGCATGAATGATTTCAGAACATGATACGGTTGCGCCCCGACCAGCATTTGCCCTTTTAGCAAAAAGGAGGGCACGGCCTTTACACCCGATCGGAACGCCCGTGCCCAATCACGGTCGACTGCCGCTTTAAAATCATTGGCTTCGAGCACCTGTCGCGCAACTGTGTCATCAAGTCCAACTGACTTTGCGATGTTGGCCAATATATTCATATCATACACATTGTGTCCCTCTGCAAAATAAGCACGGAAAACAGCATCATGAAAAGTGTCGCCCTTTCCTTGCTGCTCTGCCCATTTGCCCAGCTCCTGGGCCCGTCGACTGTTATAAGTCATCTGCCGCTCCCCAAAGGGTAGACGCAAGTCCTGCGCCACTTGTTTAAGATGGGAAAGCAATTGGGGGATGTCGATATTGCGCCCGGCAAATAAATCCTTGAGTGATCTTCCCTGCGGAGGGGTTTCTGGATGAAGAGGGAAAGCCAGCCATTTTACGGTTATTTGAAGCTCTTGCTTTAATTGTGCAACACGCCCGGTGATGAAATAACACCAGGGTCAGATATAGTCTGAAAATATTTCCAGCACGGGCATAGATGGCATTCGGCCTCCTAATGGGCCAACAATTGCACCAGATGGCTATCAAATAAAATGGG
This window of the Desulfobacterales bacterium genome carries:
- a CDS encoding M48 family metallopeptidase, whose amino-acid sequence is MNGIAFVILIALAADFFLHLLADGLNLRHLSHQLPKGFEGIYDAQRYRQSQRYLKTHTQFGWIASALQLIALLVFWFAHGFPWLDRWVRALELGPILSGLLFIGVLLLFKAALTLPFSIYKTFGIEARFGFNKSTATTYILDLLKGLLLTILLGAPLLAAILAFFEYAGPHAWWICWVGITLYMLLVQFIAPVWIMPLFNKFTPLEEGQLKSAILDYAQAIEFPLENVYQMDGSRRSTKSNAFFTGFGKHKRIVLFDTLIQQHTVAELVAILAHEMGHYKKKHVRQAFVLAVLQTGFMLFLLAQFITYHGLFDAFFMPQQSVYAGMLFFAMLYAPIELFGGLLMQVRSRKNEVAADQFAAATTQDPASMISALKKLSVHNLSNLTPHPFYVFLNYSHPPVLQRIQILSSAPLAPEGHNL
- a CDS encoding DsbA family protein codes for the protein MTGRVAQLKQELQITVKWLAFPLHPETPPQGRSLKDLFAGRNIDIPQLLSHLKQVAQDLRLPFGERQMTYNSRRAQELGKWAEQQGKGDTFHDAVFRAYFAEGHNVYDMNILANIAKSVGLDDTVARQVLEANDFKAAVDRDWARAFRSGVKAVPSFLLKGQMLVGAQPYHVLKSFMQQQLTIL